From a single Brassica rapa cultivar Chiifu-401-42 chromosome A01, CAAS_Brap_v3.01, whole genome shotgun sequence genomic region:
- the LOC103835837 gene encoding uncharacterized protein LOC103835837 — MRNSYLSDLILFLLVRPLSSAAMASSTLFKFHSQTFKTPNPSPPSSNHPTSRISHLHFPTSLSRHSPRLNKESTTRTRFLAPFCSSLPSPSSTPASKEEAILQAKTCLSSCLLKPLNNPKLASPKLKKLKQPRFRLEIPILDDDSPSSLSQLAFSIFSDMPISRRGSNSVKLLFLWPDPSFVEPAVKAFRSDNTNHIAMSPVSEPLNRALKSADVAVFMAPERSQLEDVRLSTEGFATKPVVMINPRWLFEEEKSFGDDFVGSFDVVYAFTGLEVRGILSKRKGVIFKCVRDGVVSGERWNVLVEEEEGDGALRVVSQFKARPSMEEVELVLYNLMAMNSPITKSAKFLKDLVSNITGKK; from the coding sequence ATGCGAAATTCTTATTTGAGTGACCTTATCCTCTTCCTTCTTGTTCGTCCTCTCTCGTCAGCAGCCATGGCTTCTTCTACCCTCTTCAAGTTCCATTCACAGACCTTCAAAACTCCAAACCCATCACCTCCTTCATCAAACCATCCTACGTCCAGAATCTCACATCTTCATTTCCCCACATCACTCTCACGCCATTCACCACGGCTCAACAAAGAATCCACCACCAGAACTCGTTTCTTGGCTCCTTTCTGCTCCTCTctcccttctccttcttctaCTCCCGCCTCCAAAGAAGAGGCCATCCTCCAAGCCAAGACTTGCCTCTCTTCTTGTCTCCTCAAACCCCTCAACAACCCCAAGCTCGCTTCCCCAAAGCTCAAGAAACTCAAACAGCCCCGGTTCCGTCTCGAGATCCCCATCCTAGACGACGACTCGCCTTCCTCTCTCTCCCAGCTCGCGTTTTCGATCTTTAGCGACATGCCCATCTCGAGAAGAGGCTCCAACTCCGTCAAGCTCCTCTTCCTCTGGCCAGACCCTTCTTTCGTCGAACCAGCAGTCAAAGCTTTCCGCTCCGACAACACCAACCACATCGCCATGTCTCCCGTTTCAGAACCACTCAACAGAGCTTTAAAATCTGCTGACGTGGCGGTATTCATGGCTCCCGAGAGATCGCAGCTTGAAGACGTGAGGTTATCTACAGAAGGATTCGCCACGAAGCCTGTGGTGATGATCAATCCGAGGTGGTTGTTCGAGGAGGAGAAGAGCTTTGGAGACGACTTCGTGGGTTCGTTTGATGTGGTTTACGCGTTTACGGGTTTGGAAGTGAGGGGGATACTGAGCAAGAGGAAAGGAGTGATCTTTAAGTGTGTGAGGGACGGTGTTGTGAGTGGTGAGAGATGGAACGTTCTcgttgaagaggaagaagggGATGGGGCTTTGAGAGTGGTCTCGCAGTTCAAAGCTAGGCCTTCTATGGAGGAAGTTGAGCTTGTTTTGTATAACTTGATGGCTATGAACTCACCTATCACCAAATCAGCTAAGTTCCTTAAGGATTTGGTTTCTAATATCACTGGGAAGAAGTAG
- the LOC103835855 gene encoding mRNA cap guanine-N7 methyltransferase 1 isoform X2, with the protein MKRGFSQSPSSSTPPPPSSRFKPNPPGGDSEYDEEESTKNFARKVADHYSRRTNQTLEEREASPIIHLKKLNNWGGDLIKWDKARIGYYVGIDIAEGSIEDCRTRYNGDADHHQRRKKFSFPSRLLCGDCFEVELDKILEEDAPFDICSCQFAMHYSWTTEARARRALANVSALLRPGGVFIGTMPDANVIIKKLRQAEGMEIGNSVYWIRFGEEYSQKKFKSSSPFGIEYVFHLEDAVDCPEWIVPFNIFKSLADEYDLELVFVKNSHEFVHEYMKKPEFVELMRRLGALGDGNQDQSTLSADEWDAAYLYLSFVLRKRGGESDGGQRRGGRRKNGKMNLSKDDVLYIDN; encoded by the exons ATGAAACGAGGATTCTCCCAATCTCCTTCCAGCTctactcctcctcctccttcctccAGATTCAAACCCAACCCTCCAG GAGGAGATTCAGAGTATGATGAAGAGGAGAGCACAAAGAACTTTGCGAGGAAAGTAGCTGATCATTACAGTCGAAGAACCAACCAAACCTTGGAAGAGAGAGAAGCTAGTCCCATCATTCATTTGAAGAAACTTAACAATTGG GGTGGTGATTTGATCAAGTGGGACAAGGCAAGGATCGGGTACTATGTTGGAATCGATATTGCTGAAGGCTCG ATTGAAGATTGTCGAACGCGTTATAATGGGGACGCAGACCATCACCAACGCCGTAAGAAGTTCAGCTTTCCCTCCCGTTTGTTATGTGGTGATTGTTTTGAG GTAGAACTAGACAAGATTCTTGAAGAGGATGCCCCTTTTGATATCTGCAGTTGCCAG TTTGCAATGCATTACTCATGGACTACTGAGGCACGTGCACGACGAGCTTTGGCTAATGTCTCAGCTCTTCTTCGTCCTGGAGGCGTCTTTATCGGAACAATGCCTGATGccaatgttattattaaaaaactTCGACAag CTGAAGGTATGGAGATTGGTAATAGTGTGTACTGGATTCGTTTTGGTGAAGAATATTCTCAAAAG AAGTTCAAATCTAGCAGCCCCTTTGGTATTGAATACGTCTTTCATCTTGAG GATGCTGTTGATTGCCCTGAATGGATTGTGCCCTTTAACATCTTCAAGTCTTTAGCCGACGAG TATGATCTAGAGTTGGTGTTTGTGAAGAACTCACACGAGTTTGTCCATGAGTATATGAAAAAACCGGAGTTTGTAGAACTCATGAGAAGGCTTGGTGCTTTGGGTGATGGTAATCAAGACCAGA GCACGTTATCAGCTGATGAATGGGATGCTGCATATCTATACCTCTCTTTTGTCTTGAGGAAG AGAGGAGGAGAATCTGATGGAGGTCAAAGGAGAGGAGGGAGGAGGAAGAATGGGAAAATGAACTTATCCAAAGACGATGTTTTGTATATTGATAACTGA
- the LOC103835827 gene encoding uncharacterized protein LOC103835827, whose protein sequence is MESILARALEYTLKYWLKSFTRDQFKLQGRTAQLSNLDINGEAIHASMGLPPALSVTTAKVGKLEIMLPYVSNVQTEPIVVQIDKLDLVLEENPDADVTKGPSSAQSPTASGKSNGYGFADKIADGMTLQVKVVNLLLETGGGAHREGGAAWAAPLASITIRNLVLYTTNENWKVVNLKEARDFSTNTGFIYLFKKLEWEALSIDLLPHPDMFTDANLARSEEANLRDDDGAKRVFFGGERFLDGISGQAHITVQRTALNSPLGLEVQLHIPEAVCPALSEPGLRALLRFLTGMYLCLNRGDVDPKSQQSAEAAGRSLVSVLVDHVFLCIKDAEFQLELLMQSLLFSRACVSDGESANYLTKILIGGLFLRDAFSRSPCALIQPSMKAAAEDLAVPDFAKNFCPVIYPLDNGPWQLIQDVPLISLHSLQVKPSPKPPHLFSKTVIQCQPLMVHLQEEACLRISSFLADGIVVNPGDVLPDNSVNSLLFTLKELDVSVPLDMSNLEDSAIKEDLSTKKIFSGARLHIENLSFAESPTLKVRLLNLEKDPACFSLWPGQPIDASQKKWTAGVSHFSLALETSPNSTEHQNSRGPEMGLWNCVEGKDVCIEVAMVSADGKPLITIPPPGGIVRVGVACEQYISNASVEQLFFVLDLYSYFGKVSEKISIVKESKRQNTASLTGGLLEKVPSDTAVKLALKDLQLKFLESSFTSTQDIPLVQFLGKDLVVKVTHRTLGGAIAVSSNVYWENIEVDCVDTEVQQEHENSCNGDLVVCNGSTPLRRVFWIVNGRHDGHSGSSLVTPFLDISITNVIPLSEKDMECHSLSIMACISGVRLGGGMNYTEALLHRFGILSLDGGPGEGLSRGLEHLSSGPLSKIFKASIVDDRKQDGALGSRSGDAFAHLGTPDDIDVCIELRDWLFALEGREGVAERWGSIDDEDIGREERCWHTNFRSFRVIAKSTPKLVDPNVTETKNDAHKFPVDSIIVNVEGLQTLKPQMQKETIPNGHHENGHLPGGVNIEANIVASEDKSGHDDTLSWVAESLKFSVKQPVEAVVTKDELQYLTFLCKSEVDSMGRIVAGVLRVLKLEESVGHAALNQLSNLGSEGFDKMFSPKASRADTPKSSPFGAASDSMREISSRADLESTISSIEEASAELEAKCSALASDLSDSESETSAKHIKDLKQKLESLQSLMAKLRTQI, encoded by the exons ATGGAGTCGATACTGGCACGGGCCTTGGAGTATACTCTCAAGTATTGGCTCAAATCATTCACCAGAGATCAATTCAAGCTTCAAGGCCGCACCGCTCAGCTTTCTAATTTAG ACATTAATGGGGAAGCTATACACGCCAGTATGGGTTTGCCTCCTGCCCTTAGTGTCACCACTGCCAAAGTTGGCAAATTGGAGATCATG CTTCCATATGTCAGTAATGTGCAAACGGAGCCTATAGTTGTGCAGATCGATAAACTCGATCTTGTTCTTGAAGAAAATCCTGATGCTGATGTAACAAAGGGTCCAAGCAG TGCTCAGTCTCCTACCGCCTCTGGAAAAAGTAACGGTTATGGATTCGCTGACAAG ATTGCAGATGGAATGACTTTACAAGTTAAGGTGGTGAACCTTCTTCTTGAGACTGGTGGTGGTGCTCACCGTGAAGGAGGGGCAGCCTG GGCTGCTCCACTGGCATCTATTACAATACGCAACCTTGTTCTGTACACCACTAATGAGAATTGGAAG GTTGTAAATCTGAAGGAAGCAAGGGACTTCTCTACTAACACaggatttatttatttgtttaag AAACTTGAATGGGAAGCTTTATCAATTGATCTCCTGCCACATCCTGATATGTTCACTGACGCTAATTTAGCTCGTTCTGAAGAAGCAAATCTGAGAGATGATGATGGCGCAAAACGAGTTTTCTTTGGCGGAGAACGCTTTCTAGATGGAATTTCTGGCCAAGCGCAT ATCACAGTTCAGAGAACAGCACTAAACAGTCCACTTGGGCTTGAAGTCCAGTTGCACATTCCAGAAGCTGTTTGTCCAGCGTTAAGTGAACCAG GGTTACGCGCTCTTCTCCGCTTTCTAACTGGAATGTATCTATGCCTAAACCGAGGAGATGTGGATCCAAAATCTCAGCAG TCTGCTGAAGCAGCAGGACGGTCTTTGGTCTCTGTTCTTGTGGACCATGTGTTTCTTTGCATTAAAGATGCCG AATTCCAACTGGAACTACTGATGCAATCACTCCTCTTTTCTCGG GCCTGTGTTTCGGACGGAGAATCAGCCAACTATTTGACTAAGATTTTGATTGGTGGGCTATTTTTAAG GGATGCTTTTTCCCGCTCTCCTTGTGCTCTTATCCAACCATCAATGAAAGCTGCTGCCGAAGACCTTGCAGTTCCTGACTTCG CCAAGAACTTTTGTCCTGTCATATATCCATTGGACAACGGGCCGTGGCAATTAATCCAGGATGTACCCTTGATCTCCTTACACTCTCTTCAGGTCAAGCCATCCCCAAAACCCCCACACCTATTCTCAAAGACGGTTATCCAGTGCCAACCACTCATG GTTCATCTTCAGGAAGAAGCTTGTTTAAGGATCTCTTCTTTTTTGGCTGATGGCATAGTTGTGAACCCCGGTGATGTTTTGCCAGATAATTCCGTTAACTCTCTTCTTTTCACCCTCAAAGAGTTAGATGTCTCTGTTCCATTAGACATGAGTAACTTGGAAGACTCAGCAATCAAAGAAGatctttcaacaaaaaagaTCTTCTCTGGAGCAAGGCTTCATATTGAAAACTTATCTTTTGCGGAATCTCCTACCCTCAAAGTTCGGTTACTAAACCTGGAGAAGGATCCTGCTTGCTTCTCTCTATGGCCGGGGCAGCCTATTGACGCCAGCCAAAAGAAATGGACAGCTGGAGTCTCACATTTTAGTTTGGCTTTGGAAACATCTCCCAACTCTACTGAACATCAGAACTCTCGTGGTCCGGAAATGGGTTTATGGAACTGTGTTGAAGGAAAAGACGTGTGTATAGAAGTTGCTATGGTTTCTGCGGATGGGAAGCCACTGATAACAATTCCTCCTCCTGGTGGTATTGTACGCGTAGGAGTTGCTTGTGAGCAATACATTTCGAATGCTTCAGTGGAGCAGTTATTTTTTGTGCTGGACCTCTATTCTTACTTTGGTAAGGTCAGTGAAAAGATCTCAATTGTTAAAGAAAGCAAACGCCAGAATACTGCTTCTTTGACTGGAGGGTTGTTGGAGAAGGTTCCTAGCGATACAGCTGTAAAATTAGCTTTGAAGGATCTGCAGCTGAAGTTTCTCGAGTCTTCCTTTACTAGTACTCAGGACATTCCACTCGTTCAGTTTCTTGGCAAAGATCTTGTTGTGAAGGTAACTCATAGAACCCTTGGAGGCGCTATTGCAGTATCTTCCAACGTATACTGGGAAAATATTGAGGTAGATTGTGTAGATACCGAGGTACAACAAGAACATGAGAATAGCTGTAATGGTGACTTAGTTGTCTGTAATGGGTCAACCCCATTGAGGCGTGTCTTTTGGATTGTCAACGGAAGACATGATGGGCATAGTGGCAGCAGTCTTGTGACGCCTTTTCTTGACATAAGCATAACCAATGTGATTCCCCTCAGTGAAAAGGACATGGAGTGCCATAGTTTAAGTATCATGGCTTGTATTTCAGGCGTGCGTCTAGGAGGAGGAATGAACTACACTGAAGCTCTTTTACATAGATTTGGAATTCTGAGCCTTGATGGTGGTCCAGGAGAGGGACTGTCTAGAGGGTTAGAGCATTTATCTTCTGGACCGTTGTCAAAAATTTTCAAAGCATCTATTGTTGATGACAGGAAACAAG ATGGAGCTCTAGGAAGTAGGAGCGGAGATGCTTTCGCACATTTGGGAACGCCAGATGATATTGATGTCTGCATTGAGTTAAGAGACTGGTTGTTTGCTTTGGAGGGTAGAGAAGGTGTGGCAGAAAGGTGGGGGTCTATCGATGATGAAGATATTGGAAGGGAAGAAAGGTGTTGGCACACGAATTTCCGTTCTTTCAGAGTAATAGCCAAGAGTACACCAAAGCTTGTGGATCCAAATGTGACAGAGACCAAGAATGATGCTCACAAATTTCCTGTAGACTCAATTATT GTCAATGTGGAAGGTCTACAGACACTGAAGCCTCAGATGCAGAAAGAAACCATTCCAAATGGACATCACGAAAATGGTCACCTGCCTGGAGGAGTAAACATTGAAGCTAACATTGTGGCATCTGAAGACAAATCTGGTCATGATGACACGTTGAGCTGGGTGGCAGAAAGTCTGAAATTCTCTGTTAAACAACCT GTTGAGGCCGTGGTTACAAAGGACGAGCTGCAATATCTGACATTCTTGTGCAAATCTGAAGTTGACTCGATGGGTAGGATAGTCGCAGGCGTTCTACGCGTGCTGAAGCTTGAAGAATCTGTTGGACATGCAGCTCTAAATCAACTAAGCAACCTTG GAAGTGAAGGTTTTGACAAGATGTTCTCCCCAAAAGCAAGTAGAGCAGACACTCCCAAAAGCTCACCTTTTGGTGCAGCATCAGATTCAATGAGGGAAATTTCTTCACGTGCAGACCTGGAATCTACCATTTCCTCCATTGAAGAAGCATCAGCAGAGCTAGAGGCCAAGTGTTCAGCTCTAGCTTCTGATCTCAGCGATTCAGAATCAGAAACTTCAGCAAAACACATCAAAGACCTGAAGCAGAAACTCGAGAGCTTGCAGAGCTTGATGGCTAAACTACGAACCCAAATCTAA
- the LOC103835846 gene encoding probable histone H2A.2 — translation MAGRGKTLGSGVAKKATSRSSKAGLQFPVGRIARFLKNGKYAERVGAGAPVYLAAVLEYLAAEVLELAGNAARDNKKTRIVPRHIQLAVRNDEELSKLLGDVTIANGGVMPNIHNLLLPKKAGGASKPSGDDDE, via the exons ATGGCCGGCCGTGGAAAAACTCTCGGATCTGGAGTCGCCAAGAAGGCGACGTCGAGGAGCAGCAAAGCCGGTCTCCAGTTCCCCGTCGGCCGTATCGCAAGATTTCTCAAGAACGGCAAATACGCCGAGCGTGTTGGTGCCGGAGCTCCGGTTTACTTAGCCGCCGTTCTCGAATACCTCGCCGCAGAG GTTCTTGAACTGGCTGGAAACGCGGCGAGGGACAACAAGAAGACAAGAATCGTGCCGCGTCACATTCAATTGGCGGTGAGGAACGATGAGGAGCTGAGCAAGTTGCTTGGGGATGTGACGATTGCTAACGGAGGTGTGATGCCGAATATTcacaatcttcttcttcctaaGAAGGCTGGTGGTGCTTCCAAACCTTCCGGTGACGACGATGAGTAG
- the LOC103835855 gene encoding mRNA cap guanine-N7 methyltransferase 1 isoform X1: protein MKRGFSQSPSSSTPPPPSSRFKPNPPGGDSEYDEEESTKNFARKVADHYSRRTNQTLEEREASPIIHLKKLNNWIKSVLIQLYARPDDAVLDLACGKGGDLIKWDKARIGYYVGIDIAEGSIEDCRTRYNGDADHHQRRKKFSFPSRLLCGDCFEVELDKILEEDAPFDICSCQFAMHYSWTTEARARRALANVSALLRPGGVFIGTMPDANVIIKKLRQAEGMEIGNSVYWIRFGEEYSQKKFKSSSPFGIEYVFHLEDAVDCPEWIVPFNIFKSLADEYDLELVFVKNSHEFVHEYMKKPEFVELMRRLGALGDGNQDQSTLSADEWDAAYLYLSFVLRKRGGESDGGQRRGGRRKNGKMNLSKDDVLYIDN from the exons ATGAAACGAGGATTCTCCCAATCTCCTTCCAGCTctactcctcctcctccttcctccAGATTCAAACCCAACCCTCCAG GAGGAGATTCAGAGTATGATGAAGAGGAGAGCACAAAGAACTTTGCGAGGAAAGTAGCTGATCATTACAGTCGAAGAACCAACCAAACCTTGGAAGAGAGAGAAGCTAGTCCCATCATTCATTTGAAGAAACTTAACAATTGG ATTAAAAGTGTGTTGATCCAGCTTTATGCTCGTCCTGACGATGCTGTTCTAGACCTTGCCTGTGGGAAG GGTGGTGATTTGATCAAGTGGGACAAGGCAAGGATCGGGTACTATGTTGGAATCGATATTGCTGAAGGCTCG ATTGAAGATTGTCGAACGCGTTATAATGGGGACGCAGACCATCACCAACGCCGTAAGAAGTTCAGCTTTCCCTCCCGTTTGTTATGTGGTGATTGTTTTGAG GTAGAACTAGACAAGATTCTTGAAGAGGATGCCCCTTTTGATATCTGCAGTTGCCAG TTTGCAATGCATTACTCATGGACTACTGAGGCACGTGCACGACGAGCTTTGGCTAATGTCTCAGCTCTTCTTCGTCCTGGAGGCGTCTTTATCGGAACAATGCCTGATGccaatgttattattaaaaaactTCGACAag CTGAAGGTATGGAGATTGGTAATAGTGTGTACTGGATTCGTTTTGGTGAAGAATATTCTCAAAAG AAGTTCAAATCTAGCAGCCCCTTTGGTATTGAATACGTCTTTCATCTTGAG GATGCTGTTGATTGCCCTGAATGGATTGTGCCCTTTAACATCTTCAAGTCTTTAGCCGACGAG TATGATCTAGAGTTGGTGTTTGTGAAGAACTCACACGAGTTTGTCCATGAGTATATGAAAAAACCGGAGTTTGTAGAACTCATGAGAAGGCTTGGTGCTTTGGGTGATGGTAATCAAGACCAGA GCACGTTATCAGCTGATGAATGGGATGCTGCATATCTATACCTCTCTTTTGTCTTGAGGAAG AGAGGAGGAGAATCTGATGGAGGTCAAAGGAGAGGAGGGAGGAGGAAGAATGGGAAAATGAACTTATCCAAAGACGATGTTTTGTATATTGATAACTGA
- the LOC103835815 gene encoding polycomb group protein FERTILIZATION-INDEPENDENT ENDOSPERM translates to MSKIALGNESLVGSLTPSNKKSYKVTNRIQEGKKPLYAVVFNFLDSRFFNVFVTAGGNKITLYNCLEDGAISALQSYSDEDKEESFYTVSWACGVKGNPFVAAGGVKGIIRVIDVNNETIHKSLVGHGDSVNEIRTQPMKPQLVITASKDESVRLWNVETGICILIFAGAGGHRYEVLSVDFHPTEIYRFASCGMDTTIKIWSMKEFWTYVEKSYTWTDDPSKFPTKFVQFPVFTASVHTNYVDCNRWFGDFILSKSVDNEILLWEPQLKENSPGEGTSDVLQRYPVPMSDIWFIKFSCDFQLSSLAIGNQEGKIYVWDLKSCPPVLITKLSHNQSKCVIRQTAMSVDGSTILAACEDGTIWRWDVITK, encoded by the exons ATGTCGAAGATAGCTTTAGGGAACGAATCACTTGTTGGGTCTTTGACTCCATCGAACAAGAAGTCGTACAAAGTGACCAATAGGATTCAAGAAGGGAAGAAGCCTCTGTATGCTGTTGTTTTCAACTTCCTTGATTCTCGTTTCTTCAATGTCTTCGTCACCGCTGGTGGAAATAAG ATTACGCTGTACAATTGTCTTGAAGATGGTGCCATATCTGCATTGCAATCCTATTCTGATGAAGAT AAGGAGGAGTCGTTTTACACTGTAAGCTGGGCGTGTGGCGTTAAGGGGAACCCATTTGTTGCGGCTGGAGGAGTGAAAGGCATAATCCGAGTCATTGACGTCAACAATGAAACGATTCATAAG AGCCTTGTGGGCCACGGGGATTCAGTGAATGAAATCAGGACACAACCTATGAAACCTCAGCTTGTGATTACTGCAAGCAAG GATGAATCTGTTAGGTTGTGGAACGTTGAAACTGGGATATGTATTCTGATATTTGCTGGAGCCGGAGGTCATCGTTACGAAGTTCTAAGTGTG GACTTTCATCCCACTGAGATTTACCGTTTTGCTAGCTGTGGTATGGACACCACTATTAAGATATGGTCAATGAAAG AATTTTGGACTTATGTTGAGAAGTCATACACATGGACGGATGATCCATCAAAGTTCCCCACAAAGTTTGTACAGTTCCCT gtATTTACTGCTTCAGTTCATACAAACTATGTAGATTGTAACCGTTGGTTTGGTGATTTTATCCTTTCAAAG AGTGTGGACAACGAGATCTTGTTGTGGGAACCACAACTGAAAGAGAACTCTCCGGGAGAG GGTACTTCAGATGTTCTCCAAAGATACCCGGTTCCAATGTCTGACATCTGGTTTATCAAGTTTTCATGCGACTTCCAATTAAGCTCTCTTGCAATAG GGAATCAGGAAGGAAAGATTTATGTCTGGGATTTGAAAAGTTGCCCTCCTGTTTTGATTACAAA GCTGTCACACAATCaatccaaatgtgtgatcaggCAAACCGCTATGTCCGTTGATGGAAG CACAATTCTTGCTGCCTGCGAGGACGGGACCATATGGCGTTGGGACGTGATCACCAAGTAG
- the LOC103835804 gene encoding pentatricopeptide repeat-containing protein At3g20730 has product MAAYGENLIVSKPYLFDPSLYLKALKLCSCQKVEKQFVLIHGNSVTNAFVSNLQLNNSLLNLYLRQGNVKHARKLFDRMPKRDVGSWTAMISGYSQRGYHRRALLLFKEMRREPLRANDFTYGSVLKSCKDLGCLREGMQIHGCVEKGKFTGNLVVRSALLCLYAKCGKMKDVRLLFESMKQRDLISWNIMINGYAVSACADTSFSLFQSMLAEGKTPDCFTFESLFRASIQVKCLEMVSELHGFAIKLGLERSHELIRSLIDAYGKCGSLGNARKLLEGPMRRDLISCTSLITGFAQRNSFTSDAFDIFKEMILMRTQMDEVVVSSMLKICTTIASSSTGRQIHCFALKSSQIRFDVALCNSLIDMYAKSGEIEDAVLAFEEMEEKDVRSWTSLISGYGRHGNIEKAIDLFNRMEHEGTKPNDVTFLALLSACSHTGETELGWKIFNTMINNKYGIKVREEHLSCMVDMLARGGNLEEAYELIRSENSITSLSSSAWGAFLDACRRHGDMHLSEVAAAQLLSMEPKKPVNYINLASVYAETCDWDNALKTRKLMRESGSCNKAPGYSIVY; this is encoded by the exons ATGGCTGCTTATGGGGAGAATCTGATTGTTTCAAAACCATACTTATTTGACCCTTCCTTGTACCTCAAGGCTCTCAAGCTATGCAGCTGCCAAAAGGTCGAGAAACAGTTTGTGTTGATCCATGGGAACTCTGTGACAAATGCGTTTGTCTCCAATCTCCAGTTGAACAACAGTTTGTTGAACTTGTACCTAAGACAAGGAAATGTGAAACACGCACGCAAACTGTTCGATAGAATGCCTAAAAGAGATGTTGGTTCTTGGACTGCTATGATCTCGGGATATTCTCAACGTGGATACCACCGGCGGGCGTTGCTGTTGTTCAAAGAGATGCGCCGGGAACCTCTTAGGGCTAATGATTTCACTTACGGGAGTGTTTTAAAGTCGTGCAAAGATTTGGGATGCCTGAGAGAAGGTATGCAGATACATGGTTGTGTGGAGAAGGGTAAATTTACAGGGAACTTAGTTGTGAGGAGTGCATTGCTTTGTCTTTATGCTAAGTGTGGGAAGATGAAGGATGTTCGTCTTCTGTTTGAGTCGATGAAACAAAGGGATTTGATTTCTTGGAATATAATGATCAATGGGTATGCTGTCTCTGCCTGTGCAGATACTTCCTTTAGTCTGTTTCAGTCGATGCTTGCGGAAG GGAAGACGCCAGACTGCTTTACCTTTGAGAGCCTCTTCAGAGCTTCTATTCAAGTCAAGTGTCTTGAAATGGTTAGTGAATTACACGGATTTGCGATCAAGCTGGGTTTGGAGAGATCACATGAACTGATTAGGTCTCTGATTGATGCATATGGGAAGTGTGGTAGCCTTGGCAATGCTAGGAAACTGTTAGAGGGACCAATGAGAAGAGACTTGATCTCTTGCACTTCTCTAATCACAGGTTTTGCACAGCGAAACAGCTTCACAAGTGATGCTTTTGATATCTTCAAAGAGATGATACTGATGAGAACTCAGATGGACGAGGTTGTCGTATCTTCAATGCTTAAGATATGCACCACCATCGCTTCATCATCGACTGGAAGACAGATCCACTGTTTCGCCTTAAAATCCTCCCAAATCAGATTCGATGTTGCTTTGTGTAACTCTCTGATAGATATGTATGCAAAGTCTGGGGAGATTGAGGATGCAGTCCTCGCTTTTGAAGAGATGGAAGAGAAAGATGTGAGATCATGGACCTCTTTGATTTCAGGATATGGAAGACATGGGAATATCGAGAAAGCAATTGATCTTTTCAACAGAATGGAGCATGAAGGGACCAAACCGAATGACGTCACGTTTCTTGCTCTCCTCTCTGCTTGTAGCCACACAGGAGAAACTGAACTTGGCTGGAAGATTTTCAACACAATGATCAACAACAAGTATGGTATCAAAGTTCGAGAAGAGCACTTATCTTGCATGGTAGATATGCTTGCACGCGGTGGCAACTTAGAAGAAGCGTATGAGCTGATAAGAAGTGAAAACAGCATTACAAGTCTTAGCTCATCAGCATGGGGAGCTTTTCTTGATGCATGCAGGCGTCATGGGGACATGCATCTTAGTGAAGTAGCGGCCGCGCAGCTTCTGAGTATGGAACCGAAGAAACCGGTCAATTACATTAATTTGGCAAGTGTATATGCAGAGACTTGTGACTGGGACAATGCTTTGAAGACTAGAAAGCTTATGAGAGAGAGTGGTTCCTGCAATAAAGCTCCTGGATACAGCATTGTGTATTGA